gagaaccactgcaacagGTAATCTGCCTCACGGAGAAGCATTAGCTAGGTcaatagaaaaaaaattccattgatcTAGTGCTGTGTACAAGGGGGGTTAGGTTGCCTTAACTGTGTAATTTGGGTataaatttttcacacccctaagtgatGTAGCTGAGCTGACCTACCTtcttagtgtagatcaggcctgagaGTTAGCAAGCTTGGTAATGTCAGATGGATAGTAGTGGGTAGGCTCAAGGAATCGGCTCATGTTCAAAGGAGGAGGCCCTCTGATTCTGGTTGAGGAAAACCACGCATTTAGATTAATTATGAAGACTTTCTTCTAATCTTTCATGGAACTCTGTGGCTCTCCACTTTGTGCACCCACACCATATGCTTCTGTCACAGCAGCCACCATGATACTGGAGCTGGCAATGCATCTCCAGTTTAATGTAAGATACTCTACATTATCTCTACTGTGTTGTTCTCCCACATGCTATTCCCCCAGGTACTTAGCACCTAAGTACAGATTAATCACAAACTATAGATATGAAGTATCATGAAGGAAACATCTTTGATGTAACTATTGCCTGGCATCCTATCCCCAAGCAGGAGAAAAGGTACAAAGACTCCATAAAGACACATTCAAACTTGGTATCTTTGTCTTCTGTCTGGAACCAATTGTTCTTTGAGCTGAATTAAGTTCACTCAAAAGACATTAAGTTCCTGCATTGGTTCAGATTTGCTTCTGAAGAAAGTTTGGGGCTGCAGCAGAGGGCTTTCCTTTCGACGCCCTTCAGTAGTGGGCGTCTCCTTGAGAACTCATTTTATACAGTTCCACAACTCGGAAAAGCCCTAGGGTAGGTGCAGAGGCTTATTCCagatttctttgctgctgtacCCCACAGAATATTTCTGCTTAAATAGAGCCTTAAGGGACTTATGAAGGAGATCCTCCTCTCAGATTCACCTGGTTGAATTGAGCAGAATGATTTTATACTTCTAACATATGAAGAGCTCCCATGGACCTCTGTGTGAGAGCCACACCTGTAGGGGGAATAGAACATCACAGATGGGTACTGCCATGCAGACCTGAAAGAAGAATTTTGCCTAAAGTTATTTGATTGAAATGTTTGCAGTTGTAATTATCTGGACTGTCTCTCCAAAGATAGTAACACATACCCAGCAGATTAACATCCATTGTCCATGTTTTAGGGTAGATTTTCATGATCTTTTCTGGTTGGTGACCCCTTAAAGTCAAAACCTTTCACAGCCCTCTTCCACTTACTGTAAAAGTATCAGATAAGCCTGTATGACTTATTTGTGTGTCTATTTTGAGAGGTTGACAGAGAATAGTAGATCCTGAACGGTAGGGTTGTGCGGGAAGTGCGggagtgagattttctttgctttagatagTAACCAAATTTTCAATCCTTTGCAACTCCCCTGAACTCATAGGTGAAGAAACATTTCCTTAATGGATACCTACTTCCTTCATTCCTCTACCTTCTTTAAACATCTTCTCTTCACTGAATAGAAAATTAACTTAATCTGTGAGAGTATTGAAGAGCCATTCTGCCATCAAATGGGTGAGCAGAGTTCCTCAAAGTAACCGTATCAAGATGCTGGTATTATCTTGCCAAATTTTTGCTGAAATTGTGATAATCAGTTATGTCTCCCCTCCCTTCTGATTGCTTTCAGGGAGGCAGATTTCTTTCCAATTTATAGAATGAAGAAGTAGACTTGCACAAGTTTTAGTCTCTGTCTATAATAAAGCcctgtttcttttttgtttaccGTAGTACCTCATGTCAGCTAGCTAAATTGCAGTACACCTATTGTTGATCTGATTTGGTAGTTATTAACAATCGTATTACTCTATTTCATGGCTCTTTTTTAAGCACTGAATTTAATTAAAGCATTATGCTAATTAGTTCATGTTTGTATGACACATTGAAGATGTAAAACATTGAGTACTGCAGTATTCTTACTTCATTAATAATCTTTTGTAGACCAGTCCATCCACTATGGAAGCCGAAGAAACGATGGAATGCATTCAAGAATTCCCAGAACATTATAAAGTTATTTTGGACAGACTGAATGAACAGCGTGAGCAGGATCAGTTTACAGACATTACTCTGATTGTAGATGGTACGTACTGTCATACCGAATCTGCTGATATCCAGATGCTTTGGAATTCTTCATTTTGATTGCCATAGATCAGACAATTGAAAATAAAGCATCAATGTATTTTATTCTCAGCCTGCGCAGAACACAAACTAATGTCTTCCAGTTTTATATAGCAGTACTACAAATTGCAAGTAGACTTTCATCCTGAATGATGTAGAAGGTGGAACCTTTCCCTAATTTTCAGATGTTATGCTGAAATAATCAGCAGCATTGAATAATAGTGGTGTTTGTTTACTAGTGTTCATAGCAAAACAGAAATTCAAAATTGAATTTCTTAATGCTTTGACTAAACCAGCCTAGGCAGGAACACTTACGCCCACCATCAGCCGATGTAGATAGAATGGGGGGAATAGCAAAACTCTTGTAACCTCATTTCCCTTCTTTAAAAGGACAGTCTGGTTGAACTCAGTTCTTTTCCTGTCCCTGCCAGGTGGAGATAATTCTCTGTTACCAAAGAACTAagatttttggggtttttttctaccATCTGTTTTTGGTGAATTCCCTGCCTATAACCCAGTCCTTTTCTATCAGGATTAGTGCTTTACAGTGGAGTATTCAGTTTAGGGTGTTTtccttgtttttatttatttttatttttccctcacCTGAGCACTCTGAAGAGAGGAGACCGCCTAGCTTTGGTGTGTTTGGCCTCTCAAGCAAAAATGGTCCCATATGTAAACAGTCCTTTGATTTTGATGTATCCTAATAGTCATCATTCAGTCATCAATACCTACATATTCTGGTAATtggaaccttctctttgttacatGGAAGAAGTTGGAGCTCCGACTTTGGGTGAACAGACTCTTCTATCCTTAGGACTAATGGAAATAAAGTGTGACTGATGTCTTATGAACCACTCTTATTAATCTGAGTTAATAGAGCTTCTTTTCCAAACAAGGGGTTGAATATATATTGATAGAAACTATTTTGGAATAATTGTCCTGTTTGTCAATTgtgttttattaattatttccaAATAGGTGTGTTAGATTCTGTTGTGGAGGGGGTTGTGTTTATGTTTGTTGGGACTTTCATACCCTGGAACTGGAGGACTCTTGCATAACTCAGCCTGAGGAGAAGCTATTAAACATGCTGAAAGCTATATGGGTCAGTGAAGGCCCAGGAAAATGTCTGCAGTAACATGCCATGCAACAAACAGCATGCTCAGATTGCACTCTGCTACAGTGTCTTCACATACTGAATTCTGCAGCTTCCTTTATTCTGAACCCATTAGCGTCTAGCATGAATGCATGTATGTTGACTCAAAACATTTGATTTTTATCCATTTCCTTTTAGGTCACCATTTCAAAGCTCATAAGGCTGTCCTTGCTGCCTGCAGCCAGTTCTTCTACAAATTCTTCCAAGATTTCACTCAGGAGCCTTTGGTAGAGATAGAAGGTAACCTGTTGATATGACTTGTATGACCAAAATACTTATAGTTCTGTAATGTTAGTGATACAGACTAATGTGCAGGCTTTAGTGGTACTAACCACCTTGTGAAGACCTAGCTCCATGGTGGTTGTGAGGTAGCTAATGCCACCAGAAGGCAGCTTCTTTCAAAGATAACATCTGAAGGAACAATTTTGAGGAGAGGCTTTTTTCAGTGTCAGTAGACACACGATGGAGACTGCTGTCTCTCTAAACTTCAGTACTAGCCACTTTAGCAGAAGGGGACTAGCAACCTTTCCAGTGATGAAGATAATGATATGTTTTACATTATGGGAACCCATAGTTCTACTATTAAACATGGCACAAACCTGAAGAAGCTGCATCAGACTCCATTGCATGCAGCTGTAGACTTTCTGAAGCCTATGAGAACATCTCATGAAGGTGATCTGCAAAAGCCAATAAGCAGGACATTGTGAACAAAAATCTAGATGGTGAAAGATTTGTTAGCAAAATTTACTTCTTATACATGTGAAATGTAACAACTAAAATCTGAAGAATTGCAAAAAAACAATATATATTTACTTCTAAACAGGTGTAAGTAACATGGCATTTCGACACTTAATTGAGTTCACCTACACAGCAAAATTAATGGTCCAAGGAGAAGAAGAAGCAAATGATGTTTGGAAAGCAGCTGAGTATCTACAGATGTTAGAAGCTATTAAAGCACTTGAAATCAGGTAAGCGTGTAGTTTTTCCATTCATATTCTAGAAACATGGAATACAATATCTGAGGAAGATTCTTGTCAGGGTTGTTTGCCAATATTGTGCGGCATTGTTTCTTCTTCTCCTGGAACCTGAGTAGTAGCTATAGAgtcctcatccacctcttcttcccaaAGTCTGTAGCCTCCTCCTATGAGGGTGGGATGGAAACCATAAAGGGTAAAACTGAGCCTCAAACTCTGTGAGCTGGAACTTAGTGTCGGGGACATGGCTCGCAAAGCCTGAGAAGGTGTGAGGAAAACAAAGTACAGCCCTTGGGTGCCCTTCCCTTCTCACTGCTCTTCGGAGGACCTTCTCTGCCTTCCGATTCTTGGAGTTCTGCTGTAATCTTCCCTTTGGCTATATGCACTGTTTCTCTCTCTATGAGGAGGAAGCCCATGACAGCCACCCCTACTTCCCATTCTGGAATTCACACAGGAGTTTCTGCAAGCTTGAGGAACATAAGGGGAAGCTGCTGTTTCCTTCTTATCCCACCACAAGGGTCTTTTCCACACCAGATAACAGTTCATTAACATTCAGCATAGTGGAGAGCAGACATAGGCCTATAGTTCCTGCAGTAGTAGTATTTACACTTACTATATTActttgctttattaaaaaaaaaaaattaaataaagctTGGTCACACTGCAGACTAGAAGCAGGGTTTTCAacatcaatatttattttaaaatatttgccctATGCTTAAACTTTGCTGCCAGTAAATATAGAGAAGTATGGTCTTGTGGTAATAGCTGGGATTGGAATCAAGACTGCACAACTTCACTCTTGGATTGAAAAGACACTATCAGGATAAAAATCATATAAAAAAAGGGCAAAAAAGTTACTTATATTGCAAATAGCTAATattactacagtagaacctcagagggTACGTAtacactatgggactattccgaatttgcataaaccggttttgtaaaacagattgtataaaatcgagtgcgcgcggccacactaaacacattaaatcggtggtgtgcgtccacggtccgaggctagcatcgacttctggagcgttgcactgtgggtagctattccgtagctatcccatagttcccgcagcctcccccgccccttggaatttccgggttgagatcccagtgcctgatggggcaaaaatcattgtcgcgggtggttctgggtaaatgtcgtcagtcactccttcctctgggaaagcaacggcagacaagcatttcgcgccttttttccctggattgccctggcagatgccatagcatggcaatcatggagcctgttttgccttttgtgactgtcaccgtatgtgtactagatgccgctgacaggcgattcagcagcgctacacagcagcatgcttttgcttttgcatgacagcagagatggttaccagccatactgtaccatctaccaatccataaattggtaaaaagatgatcatggttaccaggccttttgcactgcaccatttgctgctgtcataagtgcccctggctgctcttagccaggggcgcaaaatccaaaattgggaatgactccctgagtcaatccctcctttttggtatctaaaaatagaatcagtcctgcctagaatatgggcaagtgtactagagaaccactgtataccataaccagagagcacagctgctctgtgtcagatcctgcagaaattatgagctgtatgctattcacagggggtgctcctgcaacaaccccacctgttcattctgttcttcccccagccttcctgggctaccatagcattgtccccccacttgtgtgatgacacagtgacttgttagtgagaaatgagtggaaggcagcctccagctgctatgatagtccagacaggacattaagcagtgtgtaggagaggagcccagcatcccactcctagtccaggggcaactgaatcttttctttacatatgaagggtgggggctgatggagctcagccccctgttgctatgatgaggatggtaaccagccatattgcaccatctaccaggaaaaattaggggcaggcacccttgatcgacctaacggatgctagtctgcatggttaccagtccttttgcactgccccatgtgccaataggctgatgatgacaatggatatcagtcttattgtaccatcagccacccatggcatggggggagcaaggatgttggtgttgagtgctgcagcatcgtgtctatctgcagcattcagtaaagatagggtgacatgtaaaagagtcaagagaggattgttttccctttcacttctggggggggggggggggccccccgcgtagattgccgagctatgccctgacccaccgcggacactgtgtttgaccctagaagcatttggagctcagccaagaatgcaaatacttttcagagactgcaggaactgtgggatagcttgagtcctccagtccatgagcgtccatttgattctttggctttccgttacgcttgtcacgcagcagtgcgctgagcccctgctatggcgtctgtctggagatttttttaaaaatgattttgaatttcgtcttctgtaacggagcgctgatagaacagatttgcctgcccttactgcgatcacatccgcatggtccatgctggagctctttctttattttgatttttaactgcatcaccacacgtgctgatcggagctccacgctgggcaaacaggaaatattcaaaagttcgcggggcttttcctgtctacctggccactgcatccgagttcagattgctgtccagagcggtcagtggtgcactgtgggataccacccagaggccaataccgtcgatctgcggccacactaaccctaatccgatacggtaataccgatattagcgctactcctctcgttagggaggagtacagaaaccggtttaaagtgccctttataccgatataaagggcctctcagtgtggacgggtgtggcgttaaatcggttttacgctcctaaaaccagtttaaacgcctagtgtagaccaggccagagttacgaacaccagagttacgaactgaccagtcaaccacacacctcatttgcaACCGGAAATACgcaatcagacagcagcagagaccaaaaaaaaaaaaatcaaatacagaaataaagggaaagtagcatttttgttttttatagtaaagtttcaaagcggcattaagtcaatgttcagttgtaaacttttgaaagaaccaccagaacgttttgttcagttacaaatgtttcagagttatgaacaacttccattcccgAGATGTTTGtcactctgaggttctactgtatttacaGTTCCTTTACTTCTTACAATTctctcagcttggaaaatagaGCATAGTAGAGTTTTATTTAGGGTCAGTTTCAGGATCTAAGGCAATAATGGATATGTTACAATAAAGTTGCAATAAAGAATAAAGTTGCAAGGAAATAactatttgctttaaaaaaacaaaaaaacttgtttAGTAGTTTTAGGAATATTTTAATCTTGGATTTAGTTTCTTCAAAAATAAGCTTTTTACAACATTTTGGTGCTAAATTTAACTGGACAGTGTCCATTTAATTTCACTGTTTACCCATCTCTAAACAAAGTGTTAAggcaaaaataatattttataatgTTACTAAAGCGGGGCAGAACTTTTCAGATGAaacttttttcactgaaaaatataGCTAATGGGTCGAttaaagcattttgaaaatgcATATAAattttggcaaattgttccaggaaaaagtaaaaaaaaaaaaaaaaattgggaatgTTGAAACAAACCATTTCAACATCAGaaaggaacattttgatttttcaggctACATTCACAAGGGGATTTGGGCCCATTGATGGAGGTGACATTGTCCTCCTTATGCCATatattcattggagcagggatgGAACGTGgatattccccctcctcccaggtgagtgccctaaccacaggcCACCACCATCACCTCCTCCTCTGTTTTTTGAATTCCTTTGCTTTTTATTAAAGGgcccaaacaaaatgtttctgaCTTCCAATTCACTGAAAATTCGGGAAacctgaactgattttttttttttcctgaattttcagaattgccaagaatccattatttgcacagctctaatgtTACTATGAGCTAAACTCCTTTGGCTTAAATGGGAGGGGAGTGTGGCGAGGAGATGCGTAGTGAGTTCCTTACCTCACAGATCTGCTAGAACCTGCATTTATTGAGCTTCAGGTGATACTAAAAAGCTCCTCTTTTCTCAGGCATTTCTAAGATATTGTTTTCAATTTTATATGGTTAGATGTTATATCAAATAAAACAAAGTACATTTAGATTCTCAAATGAAATGTGTGATATAAATGCATCACATTATGGTTTAAGGCCTCATTAACATTTTATATAAAGGGGAAAGGGATAGGCTGGCCTTCGCTATTTGCTACTCTGTAAGAGAGCTGGATGCTCTTCCTTATCCTGGCTTCTTACTTGCAGGCTGGGCTGCCAGGAATTAGGGTTGTGGTAAGGTAGTACCACTTTAACGCTCCACCATGCCAGCACTTCCCCCTATGTTATCATTCTGTGGACTTGGAACCAGGACTTAACCCCTCTCCTCCCGCCGCAACCAAAATAGTTGAATTGGTATACAACTGAGTGTGGACCAGTCCTAGACACCACATAAATCCTACCCAGTTCCTATTTTGAGAACTAAAGTCCTCGAGTTGGCCCTTCgcataggggtgaatttcacattTCATGCTGGCAGGCTTCGGTGTGCCAGTACAGTATGATGGATTTTGCACTGCAGGCCTTGCAAACCAaatcccaccaccaccatctcctgCTGGGTCCTTTTGGCTTCTCCACTTGTGTTCATCTACAGCAGCCTGATGTTCCTGGGATCCAACACCTTTGCTCATGGCCCTggactgggtgggggggtgtagtTTTCACAAACATCTTACCAGTTGCAGTGTTTTCTTCTCCTTTGGGACAGAATGCATAAAATATGTGCACAACAGTAGTTCTCTTTAAAAGATGACTTATTAAAATAGAGAAAAAAGTGGAATTACACTGTTTACTCAATATCTCTAGATTTACACTTCACATAACCTAAACTAGATACGGCATTCTGAGCTCAGTTACAGAGGTGATGGACAATCTTTTATGTTTAAAGACAGCTCTCTTTTTTTACCACCCTGTCAGAGATTCAACCCTACGCTGTTTCCTAAGAGAGACAGAGTGAGTTCCCTCTCCTCACCTCTTTTTCACGTATGTGGTCCTGGGATTGCTTCATTACCAGATCATGTGAGGTAGTCACCTTTTTCTCATTTCCCCCATTGGAGTTTCTCTCCACTGAAGCCTCATGTGTAGCATTTTCCAGGGCCTGAGAGTTTTTGTCTAACCAGTGAGGCTGATTGGTTTCTGATGGGCCTGTCCATTCATTGTTCTTGTAAATGGGTATTAGATCAGTCCAGAGTGGGTGGAGTATTTAAAATCTAAAACAAAACCTTGGTCATCTCACTTAGTTATAAAATAGGGACAATCACATAATAGGGCCTCCATCACAGGCCACACTCCATTAGCCCTGATGGTTCAGCAGTAAAGATTATGGATTAAGGATTGGTGCATTCCTGAATCTACAGTGTAACCATCTGCATGGTGTTTCACAACATGCATTCTCTTCATACACTTTATTACTGATTTATCACGTATTTTGAATAATCTCATGTGTAATTTCAGTATATTGCAGGAATTATTATGTAGGTGGTTTTGGATCCTTACTGTGTTTTATATTACACACTTTACAGGAACAAAGAAAATTCAGCACCACTAGAATCAAATTCAACACAaggtaaaaataaaaccaaaaagagGAAGATAGCCGAAACTTCCAATGTCATCACAGAAACTTTGCCATCTGCAGAATCAGAGCCTGTTGAAATTGAGGTGGAGATTGCTGAAGGGACAATTGAAGTGGAAGATGATAGCATTGAAACCCTGGAAGAAGTAGCTTCTGCAGAACAGTCTATAAAATATATACAGACTACTGGTACATCAGACGAGTCTGCTTTGGCTCTTTTGGCCGATATCACCAGCAAGTACCGTCAGGGGGAAAGAAAATGCCAGATCCAAGAAGAAGGTGACAATGCAACTGATCCTACATGCAAACAGGTAGAAGGTATTGAAATTGTGGAACTTCAGCTGTCACACATGAACAATTTATTCCACTGTGAGAAATGTAACCGTTCGTTTAAATTGTTTTACCATTTTAAGGAACACATGAAAACACACTCCACTGAGAGTTACAAATGTGACATATGCAATAAAAGGTACCTACGAGAGAGTGCATTGAAACAGCACCTCACCTGTTACCACCTTGATGAAGGTGGAGCCAGCAAGAAGCAAAGACCTGGCAAAAAAATACACGTATGCCAGTACTGTGATAAACAGTTTGACCACTTTGGACATTTTAAAGAGCACCTTCGGAAACACACAGGTAACATTTCTGTATTTCTAGTATACATCTATTCCTTTGGGTTTGTGTTTGCCTGTTTTGTGGGACTGGGGGAAATAAGAGGGGAGTGTGTGCAagatttttttacaaatatttttctaATGCTGTGTAGAATCATGAGACTGAAGAATGCTAGAATTGCTGGGCTTCCAGGCATGACAAAATGGGAACAATCTATTTACATAGCAGTGAATGTAGATCTTAATGAATGCAACTTACTTAAAATATTGACTCACAAATTTCACTTAGCCACCTACTGAAAAATAAGCCTCCTAAAGAAATAAATGTGTTCTTAAATTTAGTATattgtatttgtttaaaaaaaaccaacatgcAAAGAGTGACACTCCTCTGAAAAACAAGTATCCAATTCAGGAATAAACTTGTGGAAACAAATTGACTTCCAGTTCATCAAAAAAAAAGTGCTATTCAGTAGAAAATTCGTCTGAAAAAAATAAGTccactgagcaaacctaccacatTGTATCATAAACCAGCAAAAAATTCTTAAACAAATGCCTACTAATATAGTAGTTTGGGTAAGCAAGTTATGCAAATATAGACAACATACAGTAGAAAATTAACTCTTTTGAC
The DNA window shown above is from Mauremys mutica isolate MM-2020 ecotype Southern chromosome 6, ASM2049712v1, whole genome shotgun sequence and carries:
- the ZNF131 gene encoding zinc finger protein 131 isoform X2, translating into MEAEETMECIQEFPEHYKVILDRLNEQREQDQFTDITLIVDGHHFKAHKAVLAACSQFFYKFFQDFTQEPLVEIEGVSNMAFRHLIEFTYTAKLMVQGEEEANDVWKAAEYLQMLEAIKALEIRNKENSAPLESNSTQGKNKTKKRKIAETSNVITETLPSAESEPVEIEVEIAEGTIEVEDDSIETLEEVASAEQSIKYIQTTGTSDESALALLADITSKYRQGERKCQIQEEGDNATDPTCKQEHMKTHSTESYKCDICNKRYLRESALKQHLTCYHLDEGGASKKQRPGKKIHVCQYCDKQFDHFGHFKEHLRKHTGEKPFECPNCHERFARNSTLKCHLTACQSGAGAKKGRKKLYECQVCNSVFNSWDQFKDHLVIHTGDKPNHCTLCDLWFMQGSELRRHLRDIHNISERIVTEEVLPVEAVETEPVTSMTIIEQVEQVHVLPVIQVQVDPAQVTVEQIHPDLIQDNHVKGEQMDHLQEQVQISYVEVEHIQTEHGADVQMEELHVEHVNQIQMEEVQAELIDETDLEQVESENINQGELESETGEIGDVETVKEDHEQAEDLKTQRIVDTQDEQVDD
- the ZNF131 gene encoding zinc finger protein 131 isoform X1 → MEAEETMECIQEFPEHYKVILDRLNEQREQDQFTDITLIVDGHHFKAHKAVLAACSQFFYKFFQDFTQEPLVEIEGVSNMAFRHLIEFTYTAKLMVQGEEEANDVWKAAEYLQMLEAIKALEIRNKENSAPLESNSTQGKNKTKKRKIAETSNVITETLPSAESEPVEIEVEIAEGTIEVEDDSIETLEEVASAEQSIKYIQTTGTSDESALALLADITSKYRQGERKCQIQEEGDNATDPTCKQVEGIEIVELQLSHMNNLFHCEKCNRSFKLFYHFKEHMKTHSTESYKCDICNKRYLRESALKQHLTCYHLDEGGASKKQRPGKKIHVCQYCDKQFDHFGHFKEHLRKHTGEKPFECPNCHERFARNSTLKCHLTACQSGAGAKKGRKKLYECQVCNSVFNSWDQFKDHLVIHTGDKPNHCTLCDLWFMQGSELRRHLRDIHNISERIVTEEVLPVEAVETEPVTSMTIIEQVEQVHVLPVIQVQVDPAQVTVEQIHPDLIQDNHVKGEQMDHLQEQVQISYVEVEHIQTEHGADVQMEELHVEHVNQIQMEEVQAELIDETDLEQVESENINQGELESETGEIGDVETVKEDHEQAEDLKTQRIVDTQDEQVDD